In Staphylococcus lloydii, the following proteins share a genomic window:
- a CDS encoding NAD-dependent succinate-semialdehyde dehydrogenase, whose product MSEELNHNWINGQQLQTTDTLEVVNPANGDIVGQVPKVTEANIQQSIEAAHGAFQQWSKYTADYRGDILEQWANNLLAKQHDLALIMCEEQGKPYAEAYGEIGVCAKFIRWYAAEGKRIYGEIIPPSSPQQRISVLKQPVGVCGLITPWNFPGAMVARKVAPALAAGCTVIVKPSSETPRIAIAIFDELMATEIDDGVANILTGSASLISDTLFNDYRVKKMSFTGSTHIGKSLMQKAANHITRISLELGGNAPAIVLPDADLEAAADAIVDNKFENTGQMCNGINTILVHKDVKTEFTDKIINRVKQFKVGPANDDNAQVGPLINADAINKVEQLVNEAQNSGATVATGGKKLPISDFGLFYEPTVVTNVTPDMSIAQEEIFGPVAPIIEFADEQEAIEIANASPYGLAAYFFSNNVNTIHKVSEQLEFGMIGVNGTQLSVPQAPFGGIKESGMGREGGHHGLDGFLELKYISLTLNE is encoded by the coding sequence ATGAGTGAAGAATTAAATCATAATTGGATTAACGGGCAACAACTACAAACGACTGATACGTTAGAAGTAGTTAACCCTGCTAACGGTGACATCGTCGGTCAAGTACCCAAAGTTACCGAAGCAAATATCCAACAAAGTATAGAAGCTGCACATGGTGCATTCCAACAATGGTCTAAATATACTGCAGATTATCGTGGTGACATTTTAGAACAATGGGCTAATAATTTATTAGCCAAACAACACGACTTAGCTTTAATTATGTGTGAAGAACAAGGTAAACCATACGCAGAAGCATATGGTGAAATAGGCGTCTGTGCCAAATTCATTAGATGGTATGCTGCTGAAGGCAAACGAATTTACGGAGAAATCATCCCGCCTTCCTCACCACAACAACGTATTTCTGTATTAAAACAACCCGTTGGTGTCTGTGGCTTAATTACACCGTGGAACTTTCCAGGTGCCATGGTAGCGAGAAAAGTTGCACCTGCCTTAGCAGCAGGTTGTACTGTGATTGTTAAACCATCGAGTGAGACGCCAAGAATTGCAATCGCAATATTTGATGAATTGATGGCGACCGAAATTGATGATGGTGTCGCTAATATTTTAACTGGTAGTGCATCGTTAATATCAGACACACTATTTAACGATTACCGCGTTAAGAAAATGTCGTTTACAGGCTCAACTCATATCGGTAAGTCATTAATGCAAAAAGCAGCGAATCACATTACGCGTATTTCACTAGAACTAGGTGGTAATGCGCCTGCAATCGTCTTACCAGACGCAGACTTAGAAGCAGCTGCAGACGCAATCGTCGACAATAAATTTGAAAACACAGGTCAAATGTGTAACGGCATCAATACTATTTTAGTGCATAAAGATGTTAAAACTGAATTTACAGACAAAATCATTAATAGAGTTAAACAATTTAAAGTTGGTCCAGCAAATGATGACAACGCTCAAGTCGGGCCACTTATCAATGCAGACGCAATTAATAAAGTAGAACAATTAGTCAATGAAGCTCAAAATAGTGGCGCAACAGTTGCTACAGGTGGTAAAAAATTACCTATTTCTGATTTTGGTTTATTTTACGAACCGACAGTGGTAACTAACGTCACGCCAGATATGTCTATTGCCCAGGAAGAAATTTTCGGCCCAGTCGCGCCTATTATCGAGTTTGCAGACGAACAAGAAGCAATCGAAATCGCCAATGCTTCTCCATACGGTTTAGCAGCTTACTTCTTCTCTAACAACGTAAACACAATCCATAAAGTTAGCGAACAACTCGAATTCGGTATGATTGGCGTTAACGGCACTCAACTTAGCGTACCTCAAGCACCATTTGGAGGAATAAAAGAAAGCGGTATGGGCAGAGAAGGCGGACATCACGGTTTAGATGGCTTCTTAGAATTAAAATATATTTCATTAACTTTAAATGAATAA
- a CDS encoding M20 family metallopeptidase produces MSKAIELLQQLIKFDSSDKTVANETIDFCKQWLANEGLTSKIVTNNGFNMLICEVGQGDKTLVLNGHVDVVSGKATQFDPVIEDSKLYGRGSADMKAGVAAIMLAISELNQLDLKHTQVQLQLVTDEEVGGGNCANYLTNEGYLGDFVICPEPTQIDIGFQAKGILQIDIELSGSSAHGSRPWEGVNAIAKAFEVYNQLLTLPFASESTEFYDGPSINLAKIHGGEVYNKVPDACTLSFDIRYLPTQNKEQILKEIENITDGEIHINLEGPPVMNDKDEPYIQQLINTIKQHTNKDEVKLFGQHGFADTRYFSRFNVPAVEFGPSGNHWHGDGEYVEVESVDNYKDIIVAFAQNM; encoded by the coding sequence ATGAGCAAAGCAATAGAATTACTACAGCAATTAATTAAATTCGATAGTTCTGATAAAACCGTCGCTAATGAAACGATTGATTTTTGTAAACAGTGGTTGGCTAACGAAGGACTCACTTCTAAAATCGTGACTAATAATGGCTTTAATATGTTGATTTGTGAAGTAGGACAAGGGGATAAAACATTAGTATTAAACGGACATGTAGATGTCGTAAGCGGTAAAGCAACTCAATTTGATCCAGTAATTGAAGATAGTAAACTATATGGCCGAGGTAGTGCAGATATGAAAGCTGGTGTTGCAGCGATTATGCTTGCCATTTCCGAACTTAATCAATTGGATTTAAAACATACACAAGTTCAATTACAGTTAGTAACTGATGAAGAAGTTGGTGGAGGTAATTGTGCTAATTATTTAACTAACGAAGGGTATTTGGGAGATTTTGTTATTTGTCCTGAACCAACGCAAATCGACATTGGCTTTCAGGCAAAAGGTATTTTGCAAATCGATATCGAATTATCGGGTTCGTCGGCACATGGCAGTCGCCCTTGGGAAGGTGTCAACGCCATTGCCAAAGCATTTGAAGTTTACAATCAATTGTTAACATTACCGTTTGCGAGTGAAAGTACTGAATTTTATGATGGTCCGTCTATTAATTTAGCTAAAATACACGGTGGAGAAGTTTATAACAAAGTACCTGACGCATGTACGTTATCGTTTGATATTCGCTATTTACCAACACAAAACAAAGAACAAATATTAAAAGAAATAGAAAACATTACCGACGGCGAAATTCATATAAATTTAGAAGGGCCACCAGTAATGAATGACAAAGATGAACCTTATATACAACAATTGATTAATACCATTAAACAACATACAAATAAAGATGAAGTGAAATTATTCGGACAACATGGTTTTGCAGATACACGTTATTTCTCAAGATTTAATGTCCCAGCCGTCGAATTTGGGCCAAGTGGTAATCATTGGCATGGAGATGGAGAATACGTTGAAGTTGAATCAGTCGATAATTATAAAGATATTATTGTTGCATTTGCGCAAAATATGTAA
- a CDS encoding phosphoadenylyl-sulfate reductase, with product MTETKVTYNNFTSDVFQNIDIDNETKGAYEVLKWAYDSYGDNIIYSCSFGAEGMILIDLISKVRPDAKIVFLDTDLHFQETYDLIDRVKERYPELNIELKKPDLTLDEQSEQYGPALWKKDPNQCCYIRKIKPLEEVLSGATAWVSGLRREQSPSRQNTNFLNKDERFKSIKVCPLIHWTWDDVWQYIERHDLTYNELHDFNYPSIGCIPCTSAVSASGDSREGRWSGFGKTECGLHTIDNNSK from the coding sequence ATGACAGAAACAAAGGTTACCTATAATAATTTTACTTCCGATGTGTTTCAAAATATCGATATAGATAACGAAACAAAAGGCGCTTATGAAGTGTTAAAATGGGCGTATGACAGTTACGGAGATAACATTATTTATTCTTGTAGCTTTGGTGCAGAGGGTATGATTTTAATAGATTTAATATCTAAAGTTAGACCTGACGCTAAGATAGTTTTTCTAGACACAGATTTACACTTTCAAGAAACATACGATCTCATTGATAGAGTGAAAGAAAGATACCCTGAGTTAAATATTGAACTTAAGAAACCAGATTTAACGTTAGATGAACAATCAGAACAATATGGTCCAGCATTATGGAAAAAAGATCCTAATCAATGTTGCTATATACGTAAGATTAAGCCATTAGAAGAAGTACTATCTGGTGCTACTGCTTGGGTTTCAGGATTACGACGAGAACAATCGCCAAGTCGACAAAATACAAACTTTTTAAACAAAGATGAACGTTTTAAATCGATCAAAGTTTGTCCACTAATCCATTGGACATGGGATGATGTATGGCAATATATTGAACGACATGATTTAACTTATAATGAATTACATGATTTTAATTATCCAAGTATTGGATGCATACCATGTACGTCAGCTGTTTCGGCCTCGGGAGATTCTCGTGAGGGAAGATGGTCTGGTTTTGGTAAAACAGAGTGTGGACTTCACACAATAGATAATAATTCTAAGTAA